A single window of Nitrospirota bacterium DNA harbors:
- a CDS encoding winged helix-turn-helix transcriptional regulator: MDDESLKTLEILEELSSNGHVTQRELSRKVGIALGLANFFIKRLVQKGYIEVVYLERNRLGYLITPQGIAEKSRLTYSYIHRSYGYVRKVRISIRERLKVLSRDGVHDVVIYGGGDIAEVTYLAVQEVGMKLVSVVDGSRAGRPFLGYTIQPISVLPGLSYDRIIITEPVMVQDMGTLLHEYGIDEGKLVRVE; encoded by the coding sequence ATGGACGATGAATCTCTGAAGACGTTGGAAATTCTCGAGGAATTATCCTCAAATGGGCATGTTACCCAGCGGGAGTTGAGCCGGAAGGTCGGCATAGCCCTTGGCCTTGCCAATTTCTTTATCAAAAGACTTGTACAGAAAGGGTATATAGAAGTCGTATATCTTGAGCGCAACCGGCTTGGATATCTCATAACCCCTCAGGGCATCGCGGAAAAATCGCGTCTTACATACAGCTACATACACAGGTCATACGGATATGTTCGCAAGGTACGGATCAGCATACGTGAGAGGCTTAAGGTATTATCGAGGGATGGTGTGCATGATGTGGTGATATATGGAGGGGGGGATATTGCTGAGGTTACCTATCTTGCTGTCCAGGAAGTTGGAATGAAACTTGTGAGTGTCGTAGATGGGTCCCGAGCTGGCAGACCTTTTCTTGGTTATACCATACAACCTATAAGTGTGCTGCCAGGTTTATCCTATGACAGGATAATCATTACAGAGCCTGTGATGGTGCAGGACATGGGTACACTGCTTCATGAATATGGGATTGATGAAGGGAAGCTGGTTAGGGTGGAGTAG
- a CDS encoding glucose-1-phosphate thymidylyltransferase: MKALITSGGKGTRLRPITHTSNKHLIPIANKPMIHFAIEAVLEAGIKEVGIVYNPDTGDEIKKALGNGEQWGMKFTYILQEAPLGLAHVVKVSQDFLGDDPFVFYLGDNVVVGGIKRFIDDFKREGSSCHLVLSRVHDPERFGVPEIKDGKIVRVEEKPSDPKSRYAVTGIYIYDSRIFEAVNNIKPSARGELEISDAHDYLINHGYKVCYSEITGWWKDTGKPEDLLEANRLTLDRVIGDHGSLINGKVDDTSDIAGKVIIGHGAQIIRSSIRGPVIIGENTVIEDSYIGPFTSIYYGCHIKNSEVEYSIILEKCKIVDADIRIERSLLGREAEIIKCRTKPRTQKFIIGDQSIVELI, from the coding sequence ATGAAGGCGCTCATTACAAGCGGGGGCAAGGGAACGAGACTGAGACCTATCACACACACGAGCAATAAGCATCTTATACCTATTGCCAACAAGCCAATGATCCACTTTGCAATAGAGGCGGTGTTAGAGGCTGGTATTAAGGAGGTTGGGATTGTTTATAATCCTGACACCGGAGATGAGATCAAGAAGGCCCTTGGCAATGGTGAGCAGTGGGGTATGAAGTTTACTTACATACTGCAGGAGGCGCCACTTGGCCTGGCCCATGTTGTAAAGGTGTCGCAGGATTTTCTTGGTGATGATCCTTTTGTCTTCTACTTAGGCGATAATGTCGTAGTCGGAGGCATTAAGCGTTTTATAGATGACTTTAAACGGGAGGGTTCAAGCTGTCATCTTGTGCTATCCAGGGTCCATGACCCCGAGCGTTTTGGAGTGCCGGAGATTAAGGACGGCAAAATTGTGCGAGTAGAGGAGAAGCCATCTGATCCGAAGAGCCGATATGCAGTAACCGGCATATATATTTATGATTCCAGGATATTTGAGGCAGTTAACAATATTAAGCCGAGTGCAAGGGGGGAGCTTGAGATCTCCGATGCTCACGATTATCTTATAAACCACGGATACAAGGTCTGCTATTCTGAGATTACAGGGTGGTGGAAGGATACCGGAAAGCCGGAGGACCTTTTGGAGGCCAACCGTTTGACACTGGACAGGGTTATCGGTGATCATGGGTCATTGATAAACGGGAAGGTGGATGATACCTCTGACATTGCAGGAAAGGTGATAATAGGGCACGGAGCGCAGATAATAAGGAGCAGCATCAGAGGGCCTGTAATTATAGGTGAGAATACGGTTATTGAAGACAGCTACATCGGTCCGTTTACTTCAATCTACTACGGATGCCATATAAAGAACAGCGAGGTTGAGTACAGTATAATCCTTGAGAAGTGTAAGATAGTTGATGCGGATATAAGGATTGAGCGGAGTCTCCTTGGGCGGGAGGCCGAGATAATCAAGTGCAGGACAAAGCCGAGGACGCAGAAATTTATAATAGGTGATCAAAGTATCGTTGAGTTGATATAG
- a CDS encoding GDP-L-fucose synthase — MDKDSKIYVSGHTGLVGSAIVRRLQTEGYSNLIVRTHRELDLCKQSDVEQFFNQEKPEYVFVASAKVGGILANSTYPADFIYSNLAIQLAVIHSAYLCGVKKLLFLGSSCIYPKHAPQPLKEEYLLTGALESTNEAYAIAKIAGIKMCQAYNSQYGTNFISAMPTNLYGPGDNFDLQSSHVLPALIRKFHEAKISGKLVTIWGTGKPRRELLFVDDLADACQFLMNHYDGTEIINVGVGKDISIQELAELTGEVVGYKGAIVYDQGKPDGTLLKRLDVSRINSLGWKASTELRDGIARTYQWYLKTYKNN; from the coding sequence GTGGATAAGGACTCAAAGATATATGTTTCCGGCCACACCGGGCTTGTGGGGTCGGCAATAGTCAGGAGGCTTCAAACCGAAGGATACAGTAATCTGATTGTAAGGACTCACAGGGAACTTGATCTTTGCAAACAGTCTGATGTTGAACAATTCTTCAATCAGGAAAAACCGGAGTATGTATTCGTGGCTTCGGCCAAAGTAGGTGGTATCCTTGCAAACAGCACATATCCTGCGGATTTTATCTACAGCAATCTGGCGATTCAATTGGCTGTTATTCATAGTGCCTATCTATGCGGGGTTAAGAAGCTCTTATTTCTCGGGAGTTCCTGTATATACCCGAAGCATGCCCCCCAGCCTTTGAAAGAAGAGTATCTTTTAACAGGGGCCCTTGAGTCTACGAATGAAGCCTATGCCATCGCTAAGATTGCAGGTATCAAGATGTGTCAGGCTTACAATAGTCAGTATGGCACCAACTTTATCTCTGCAATGCCGACGAATCTATACGGCCCTGGTGATAACTTTGACCTTCAGAGCTCCCACGTACTGCCGGCACTTATAAGGAAATTTCATGAGGCAAAGATATCCGGTAAATTGGTAACTATATGGGGAACCGGGAAACCACGGCGTGAATTACTATTTGTAGATGATCTGGCGGATGCCTGTCAATTTCTGATGAATCACTATGATGGTACTGAGATCATTAATGTCGGTGTCGGAAAGGATATCAGCATACAGGAGCTTGCAGAGCTCACAGGGGAGGTTGTCGGGTATAAGGGGGCGATTGTTTATGATCAGGGCAAACCCGACGGGACGCTATTAAAACGCCTCGATGTAAGTCGTATCAACAGCCTGGGCTGGAAGGCATCCACGGAGCTGAGGGATGGGATCGCCAGGACATATCAGTGGTATCTGAAGACTTATAAAAATAATTAA
- a CDS encoding glycosyltransferase has product MPKVSVIIPTYNREKYIVETLESVFAQTFTDFEVIVIDDGSTDHTADILKPYLGRIIYMQKENGGPGSARNVGLKVVKGEYIAFLDSDDLWLANKLDIQVKFMDHHPEAGLVFTDYEVFCEDETGKDIESRKVLIQGDDYSFRRLFQRNFIPTLTVIIRKSCINNVGLFDESKELIVGEDYELWLRIAMRYGIGHIHEITARYREHSNNIVGAGLEKNYAMHLRVINKILARYGEIPHEFNINMSEYYRNFYYCSGRNLYQNGSYQPAVGYLRRALSYKLIAPKVLILYLMSRLRLIGHEQTG; this is encoded by the coding sequence ATGCCAAAAGTAAGCGTCATCATTCCAACCTATAACAGGGAGAAATATATTGTTGAAACACTGGAGAGTGTTTTTGCACAGACCTTTACAGACTTCGAGGTGATCGTGATAGATGACGGATCTACGGATCATACGGCTGATATTCTGAAACCCTATCTTGGCCGGATCATCTATATGCAGAAGGAAAACGGCGGTCCTGGGAGTGCAAGGAACGTTGGGCTCAAGGTGGTGAAGGGGGAGTACATTGCATTCCTCGATTCGGACGATCTATGGTTGGCAAATAAACTTGATATTCAGGTGAAATTTATGGATCATCATCCGGAGGCGGGACTCGTTTTTACAGACTATGAGGTTTTTTGTGAAGATGAAACCGGGAAAGACATTGAAAGCCGTAAGGTACTGATACAGGGTGACGATTATTCCTTCAGAAGACTTTTTCAAAGGAACTTTATTCCAACATTGACTGTGATTATTCGTAAATCTTGTATAAATAATGTTGGTCTCTTTGACGAATCAAAGGAATTGATTGTAGGTGAGGATTACGAGCTGTGGCTTAGGATTGCTATGAGATACGGGATAGGACACATCCATGAGATTACGGCCAGATACCGGGAACACAGCAACAATATTGTTGGAGCCGGTCTTGAGAAAAACTATGCTATGCATCTGAGAGTCATTAACAAGATCCTGGCACGATACGGTGAAATCCCACATGAATTTAATATAAATATGAGCGAGTACTACAGGAACTTTTATTATTGCTCTGGAAGAAATCTATATCAGAATGGGAGTTATCAGCCTGCCGTGGGATATTTAAGAAGGGCGCTTTCTTATAAACTCATTGCCCCGAAGGTATTGATATTATATCTTATGAGTCGCTTAAGGTTAATAGGTCATGAGCAAACTGGTTAG
- a CDS encoding glycosyltransferase family 2 protein encodes MADKLPWVAIIVLNWNGKEDTLDCLSSLQKVDYPSFSVYVIDNGSTDGSLDLFKKAYPSSDSLRYIGINENRGYAGGNNAGLKLAMDDGMDYMMILNNDTLVEPDFLSGLIRTSAEYPDAGIIGPRVLCYPNKQLLYSGGEYHSLWFNRRTVNIGEADLKDAGRPKKVDYVVGCAMLVSRKFVDKVGLLDETYFAYFEEIDWCFRGRNAGFDVLYVPGSVVYHKGGASTGGTFSPIASYYRTRNWIYFMRKHAAFYHWITFVPLFTYVFVRRFLKAALKWDVQVMRALCQAIVWNFKKSKESLSR; translated from the coding sequence ATGGCAGATAAATTGCCGTGGGTGGCGATCATTGTTTTAAACTGGAATGGGAAGGAGGATACCCTGGACTGTCTCTCCTCTTTGCAGAAGGTGGACTATCCATCGTTCAGCGTCTATGTGATTGACAACGGTTCAACAGATGGCTCTCTTGATCTCTTTAAAAAGGCATATCCCTCATCAGACAGTCTGAGATACATCGGCATCAATGAAAACAGGGGGTATGCCGGAGGGAATAATGCCGGTCTTAAGCTGGCCATGGATGATGGGATGGACTACATGATGATCCTGAACAATGATACTCTTGTAGAACCGGATTTTTTATCTGGCTTGATCCGAACGTCTGCGGAATATCCTGATGCCGGAATTATAGGTCCCAGGGTGCTATGTTATCCGAACAAACAGCTCCTCTATTCAGGAGGGGAGTATCACAGTCTCTGGTTTAACCGGAGGACTGTGAATATTGGAGAGGCAGACTTGAAGGATGCAGGCAGGCCGAAAAAAGTAGACTATGTCGTGGGTTGTGCAATGCTGGTTTCAAGGAAGTTTGTTGACAAAGTCGGTTTGTTGGATGAGACCTATTTTGCATACTTTGAAGAGATTGACTGGTGCTTCAGGGGGCGAAATGCCGGATTTGATGTGCTGTATGTGCCGGGCTCAGTGGTTTATCATAAAGGTGGGGCGAGTACCGGTGGTACATTCAGTCCCATAGCATCATATTACCGCACGAGGAACTGGATATATTTCATGCGCAAGCATGCGGCGTTCTATCACTGGATTACGTTTGTGCCGCTCTTTACCTATGTCTTTGTCCGGCGTTTTCTTAAGGCGGCTCTGAAATGGGATGTTCAGGTCATGAGGGCTTTATGTCAGGCTATTGTCTGGAATTTCAAAAAAAGTAAGGAGAGTTTAAGCAGGTGA
- a CDS encoding glycosyltransferase family 2 protein, with protein sequence MMQPGVSIIILNWNGIKDTIVCLESVYKLDYPNFEVIVVDNGSTDNSVKLIRNSFPKVSLIENIVNLGYAGGNNVGMRYAIDAGAKYVWLLNNDTVVAPDSLSELIRAAKQSDRCGLLSPVIYYYDEPQKIQFNGSFLDWVRKRVVQSDLPEPGSGSSGQDLSKQVADDMEEMLSSGKVTGSDAVLWGTALLIKREAIMSIGYLNEKYFSYHEDIEYSVRAINCGFTNVVVSASKIFHKEASSSGGKDSPFYCYFMTRNIYYFWRDNLSGLDKIFYLRNYLSDSISRAGSLKKKKKHESVNACMDGIWSALRGVTGPWNKNIKMPSFIKRILLAYPFFWVYLLRGEYRKILVRSVNYYDK encoded by the coding sequence GTGATGCAACCAGGGGTCTCAATAATCATTCTCAACTGGAACGGCATTAAGGACACCATTGTATGTCTCGAATCTGTCTATAAACTCGACTATCCCAATTTCGAAGTCATAGTAGTTGATAATGGTTCAACGGACAATTCTGTTAAACTGATCCGTAATTCATTTCCGAAAGTCAGCCTGATAGAGAATATCGTGAATCTTGGATATGCAGGCGGAAATAACGTGGGTATGCGTTATGCTATTGATGCTGGCGCAAAATATGTCTGGCTGCTCAATAATGATACCGTTGTTGCGCCTGATTCACTCAGCGAGTTGATTCGCGCTGCTAAGCAGTCAGACCGTTGTGGTCTTTTGAGTCCTGTTATCTATTATTATGATGAGCCGCAGAAAATTCAGTTTAACGGATCATTTCTTGATTGGGTACGCAAGCGAGTTGTTCAATCGGACCTCCCTGAACCTGGTTCAGGGTCGTCTGGTCAGGATCTATCTAAACAAGTTGCGGATGACATGGAGGAGATGCTTTCGAGCGGAAAAGTTACTGGCTCAGATGCAGTCCTTTGGGGGACCGCCCTTCTTATCAAGCGTGAAGCGATTATGTCAATAGGCTATTTGAACGAGAAATATTTCTCGTATCATGAAGATATTGAATATTCTGTAAGGGCCATAAATTGCGGGTTTACTAATGTCGTGGTATCGGCATCTAAGATCTTTCATAAAGAAGCCAGTTCGTCAGGCGGAAAGGACTCGCCGTTTTATTGCTATTTTATGACCCGGAATATCTATTACTTCTGGAGGGATAATTTAAGCGGTCTGGACAAGATATTCTACCTGAGGAATTATTTGTCAGATTCTATAAGCCGGGCAGGGAGCTTAAAAAAAAAGAAAAAGCATGAGTCTGTTAATGCATGCATGGATGGCATCTGGAGCGCTTTACGGGGTGTTACTGGTCCATGGAACAAGAACATCAAAATGCCATCATTTATTAAACGAATATTGTTGGCATATCCTTTTTTCTGGGTGTATTTGCTGAGGGGGGAGTACAGGAAGATTTTAGTAAGATCAGTCAACTATTATGATAAATGA
- a CDS encoding SPASM domain-containing protein produces the protein MNKTVKLSRFFRIAWHYKRGNARLPYAPVRLWVEPTSFCNLKCPMCTSKDIPEDKTGYMEWSLYKKIIDEAKDFVFDINLFIGGESLFHKRLPDMIRYAKDNGIGTRLSTNATVLTKDKTKALLDAGLDFIIFSFDGYEKEAYEKIRVNANFEKTLGNIKGFLEEKKRRGSIKPYVVFQVIEGLSDESNGRFDEKRRSFLKGLEGLPIDKISIIEPHTFGGKISRKGDRKFRSVGPEYVPCTFLWYSMSVRWDGTVVPCCVDLSGDMPLGDVRKETLLEIWNGRGLTELREKIASGRYAEVPLCKGCDILWKEQLFGIPVKSLRELRYFLKF, from the coding sequence TTGAATAAAACAGTTAAATTATCCCGCTTTTTCAGGATAGCCTGGCATTATAAGCGCGGGAATGCAAGGCTGCCGTATGCGCCTGTGCGGTTGTGGGTGGAGCCAACTTCTTTCTGCAATCTTAAGTGTCCTATGTGTACCAGCAAGGATATTCCTGAAGACAAGACAGGCTACATGGAGTGGAGTCTCTATAAAAAAATTATTGATGAGGCGAAGGACTTTGTATTTGACATAAATCTTTTTATTGGAGGCGAATCTCTTTTCCATAAGAGACTGCCGGACATGATCCGTTATGCGAAGGATAACGGAATTGGGACGCGGCTTTCTACAAATGCAACAGTGCTTACTAAGGATAAGACCAAGGCGCTGCTTGATGCAGGACTTGATTTCATCATCTTCTCATTTGATGGATATGAAAAAGAGGCCTATGAGAAGATCAGGGTTAATGCCAATTTTGAGAAGACCCTGGGAAATATAAAGGGTTTCCTTGAGGAGAAGAAGAGGCGTGGGAGCATCAAACCCTATGTTGTTTTTCAGGTTATTGAGGGATTGTCTGATGAGAGTAATGGGCGATTTGACGAGAAGCGAAGGTCATTTTTGAAGGGGCTTGAGGGATTGCCGATTGACAAGATATCCATTATAGAGCCGCACACCTTTGGAGGGAAGATCTCCCGAAAAGGAGACAGGAAGTTCCGTTCAGTAGGGCCTGAATATGTCCCCTGCACATTCCTCTGGTATTCCATGTCTGTCAGATGGGATGGGACGGTGGTACCATGCTGCGTTGATCTGTCCGGCGATATGCCGCTTGGTGATGTGCGAAAAGAAACCCTTCTTGAGATATGGAACGGGCGCGGGTTGACGGAGTTAAGAGAGAAGATAGCCTCAGGCAGGTATGCAGAGGTGCCCCTTTGCAAAGGGTGCGACATCCTGTGGAAAGAACAGTTGTTCGGGATACCTGTAAAGAGCCTGAGGGAACTGAGATATTTTCTGAAATTCTGA
- a CDS encoding glycosyltransferase encodes MAIPEYSIVIPNLHSPGIGDVLDALRRQDGVDRSGYEILVVGRDKYGLVRRHEAEDKRIRFLESERDLNPAEARNRGIKEAKGSLIFFIDADCIAMPRWMAALLESYKEGNPVVGGPIWFERDRFWVLCDNVAHFHDLLPDIGRGVNRHFMLATANMLIEKAILEKVGMFDESFPRGQDFELSMKVRHAGYHLFFEPEAYILHRPVRDTLEAVLSHSAAWARHSIRIRTKYRDTLKTPWILFSPMTLRLFSPFIALAVMSKIFVKHPSVRCYWYTAPVVFLTKLVWCWAAAAEVAAGRHKQGIEKER; translated from the coding sequence ATGGCAATTCCGGAATATAGCATTGTGATCCCCAATCTGCACTCCCCAGGGATTGGCGATGTGTTGGATGCGCTTCGCCGCCAGGATGGGGTGGACCGCTCCGGCTATGAGATATTGGTCGTGGGGCGGGATAAGTACGGTCTGGTAAGAAGGCATGAGGCGGAGGACAAGCGGATCAGGTTTCTTGAGTCGGAGAGGGACCTGAACCCTGCGGAGGCACGAAACAGGGGGATTAAGGAGGCAAAGGGAAGCCTGATCTTCTTTATTGATGCAGACTGCATAGCCATGCCGCGGTGGATGGCTGCGCTGTTGGAAAGCTATAAGGAAGGAAACCCTGTGGTAGGCGGGCCGATCTGGTTTGAACGGGACCGGTTCTGGGTCCTCTGCGATAATGTTGCACATTTCCATGATCTCCTGCCGGATATAGGCAGGGGAGTGAACAGGCATTTTATGCTGGCTACGGCCAACATGCTTATTGAGAAGGCCATTTTGGAGAAGGTCGGGATGTTTGATGAGAGTTTTCCACGGGGACAGGATTTTGAATTGTCTATGAAGGTCAGGCATGCCGGATATCACCTGTTCTTTGAACCAGAGGCGTATATTCTTCACAGGCCGGTCAGGGATACACTGGAGGCAGTGTTGAGCCATTCGGCGGCGTGGGCGAGGCATTCAATCCGTATCAGGACGAAATACAGGGATACTCTGAAAACTCCGTGGATATTGTTTAGCCCCATGACACTGCGGTTATTTTCGCCATTTATCGCACTGGCTGTTATGTCTAAGATCTTTGTTAAACACCCATCTGTGCGTTGTTATTGGTACACAGCGCCTGTAGTGTTTCTAACCAAACTGGTCTGGTGCTGGGCCGCAGCAGCCGAAGTGGCGGCAGGTCGGCATAAGCAGGGAATAGAAAAGGAGAGGTGA
- a CDS encoding glycosyltransferase, which translates to MSKLVSIIIPTYNYAQYVREAVDSAVAQTYRPIEIIVVDDGSTDNTREVLSDYIGTNKINYIYQDNKGLAGARNTGIRASKGEYVCFLDSDDLINEKKSEVQVKRLEENPECGVAFSDFRYFRDHDLSNLIPANVKYSGELSFSKVIRGEYMVVHAALVRRDVFDRVGYFDESLRKCEDYDFWLRVVMNGIRFLYIDQVQAYYRLHEGQMVEDKTDLFRTYIEVINRYKEYDMKAAEIALGKYGLWLGRMLIYSDRMKEGRKCLKEYMWYRREKVVRMITLIVMSYLFSGKTIRKITDRQ; encoded by the coding sequence ATGAGCAAACTGGTTAGTATTATAATCCCGACATATAATTATGCTCAATATGTAAGAGAGGCAGTTGATAGTGCTGTGGCTCAGACATACAGGCCGATTGAGATTATTGTGGTGGATGATGGCTCTACTGATAATACTCGTGAAGTACTTTCTGATTATATCGGGACAAATAAGATCAATTACATTTATCAGGATAACAAGGGCCTGGCTGGAGCCAGAAATACAGGAATCAGAGCTTCAAAGGGTGAATATGTCTGTTTTCTTGATTCTGATGACTTAATCAATGAGAAGAAATCAGAGGTGCAGGTAAAGCGTCTTGAAGAGAATCCTGAGTGTGGAGTGGCCTTTTCTGATTTCCGATATTTCAGAGACCATGACTTATCTAACTTAATTCCTGCCAATGTTAAATACTCCGGTGAATTAAGCTTTTCAAAAGTCATTCGTGGTGAATATATGGTAGTTCATGCCGCCCTCGTCAGAAGGGATGTGTTTGACCGGGTCGGTTATTTTGATGAATCTCTGAGAAAATGTGAAGACTATGATTTCTGGCTGCGTGTTGTAATGAATGGTATACGATTTTTATACATTGACCAGGTACAGGCCTATTACAGACTGCATGAGGGTCAGATGGTGGAGGATAAGACCGATCTGTTTAGAACCTATATTGAAGTGATAAACCGTTATAAGGAATATGACATGAAGGCCGCTGAAATCGCACTCGGAAAGTACGGGCTGTGGCTGGGGAGAATGTTGATCTACAGCGACCGGATGAAAGAAGGCCGGAAATGCCTTAAAGAATATATGTGGTATCGAAGAGAGAAGGTAGTCAGGATGATAACCTTGATAGTGATGTCCTATCTCTTTTCAGGGAAGACAATCAGGAAGATAACGGACCGGCAGTGA
- a CDS encoding glycosyltransferase, whose amino-acid sequence MVSKREGSQDDNLDSDVLSLFREDNQEDNGPAVMFLTSIKNTKSILGRISKAILGNHHPFVKSLRRLNDHLNKRLILSANAPENLMTGQKNRIGNKTGINIAGYITSESGVGEAVRANIRAIESVNIPHALINVESATSQKDRTFTEFSRTNPYDINLIHINAHQIPAFYAQRGPEYFKGKYNIGYWVWELSDFPGEWSAYFNWFDEIWTASHFCLDSISKASPVPVVRMPHPVQVGNKFNLRRSDIGIDDGCYAFLFMFDYLSYVERKNPLALIEAFKIAFKNTEDVLLILKCSNPASNPGAFHAVQEAAKGIRVKFINTFFSRQEINSLIQLCDCYVSLHRSEGFGLPLAEAMYMGKPVIATAYSGNMDFMTVNNSFLVRYRLVEIKKDIELYRAGSVWADPDVRHAAELMRCVYENRNVGSGLGKTASEDIKAGLNPYVIGQMMDRRIGCLNKYGR is encoded by the coding sequence GTGGTATCGAAGAGAGAAGGTAGTCAGGATGATAACCTTGATAGTGATGTCCTATCTCTTTTCAGGGAAGACAATCAGGAAGATAACGGACCGGCAGTGATGTTCTTAACATCAATTAAGAATACAAAAAGTATCCTCGGCAGGATATCAAAGGCAATATTAGGCAATCATCATCCTTTTGTGAAAAGTTTACGCAGATTAAACGATCATTTGAATAAGAGACTTATATTATCAGCTAATGCCCCAGAAAATCTGATGACAGGTCAAAAGAATAGAATCGGTAATAAGACCGGCATCAACATAGCAGGTTATATTACTTCTGAGAGTGGGGTGGGTGAGGCTGTGCGCGCAAATATCCGGGCGATTGAATCTGTAAATATCCCCCATGCATTGATCAATGTCGAGAGTGCGACAAGTCAGAAAGACCGTACCTTTACTGAATTCAGCAGGACAAATCCCTACGACATCAATTTGATCCACATCAACGCCCATCAGATTCCGGCCTTCTATGCACAGAGAGGACCTGAATATTTTAAGGGAAAGTATAATATCGGTTATTGGGTATGGGAGTTGTCTGATTTTCCTGGTGAATGGTCGGCTTACTTTAATTGGTTTGATGAGATCTGGACGGCGAGTCATTTTTGTCTGGATTCGATATCAAAGGCATCTCCGGTACCTGTTGTGAGGATGCCTCATCCGGTTCAAGTTGGGAATAAATTTAATCTAAGGAGATCTGACATTGGGATAGATGATGGTTGTTATGCGTTCTTGTTTATGTTTGATTATCTGAGTTATGTTGAAAGAAAAAATCCGCTGGCGCTGATAGAGGCCTTCAAGATTGCCTTTAAAAACACTGAGGACGTCTTGTTGATATTAAAGTGTTCTAATCCTGCGAGCAATCCCGGGGCATTTCATGCAGTGCAGGAAGCGGCAAAAGGAATTAGAGTAAAATTCATAAATACATTCTTCTCCAGACAAGAAATAAATTCTCTGATCCAGCTGTGTGATTGCTATGTCTCGTTGCACAGGTCAGAGGGGTTTGGACTCCCTTTAGCGGAGGCCATGTACATGGGCAAGCCTGTAATTGCAACCGCCTATTCTGGGAACATGGACTTTATGACTGTCAATAATAGTTTCCTTGTTCGGTATCGTCTCGTGGAAATAAAAAAAGACATCGAATTGTACAGGGCCGGCTCTGTATGGGCAGACCCGGATGTTCGCCATGCAGCAGAATTAATGCGCTGCGTCTATGAAAATAGAAATGTGGGTTCCGGATTAGGTAAAACGGCATCTGAAGATATAAAGGCTGGTTTGAACCCCTATGTGATCGGTCAGATGATGGATAGACGAATAGGGTGTCTGAATAAATATGGCAGATAA